Proteins from a genomic interval of Chryseobacterium indologenes:
- a CDS encoding DUF4142 domain-containing protein — translation MTVSDSTKISTPTDTINSLSDQDKEFADDAAKGGMLEVMLGKLAETNASNPAVKALGAMMVKDHTQANDELKKWASTVNYNLPANLDTEKQKCMMT, via the coding sequence ATGACGGTAAGTGACTCGACGAAGATCTCAACCCCAACTGATACAATCAATTCTCTCAGCGATCAGGATAAGGAATTTGCAGATGATGCTGCAAAAGGAGGGATGCTGGAAGTTATGCTTGGCAAACTGGCAGAAACCAATGCTTCTAATCCAGCGGTAAAAGCATTAGGAGCAATGATGGTTAAGGATCATACTCAGGCTAATGATGAGCTCAAAAAGTGGGCATCCACAGTAAATTATAATTTACCGGCAAATCTTGATACTGAGAAACAAAAATGTATGATGACCTGA
- a CDS encoding DUF4142 domain-containing protein — translation MYDDLKAKKGKDFDKAYADLMVSDHQKDIEEFKKEASEGTETALKSFASKTLPILEHHLKESEKAKAAVK, via the coding sequence ATGTATGATGACCTGAAAGCTAAAAAAGGTAAAGATTTCGATAAGGCTTATGCAGATCTTATGGTGTCGGACCACCAAAAAGATATAGAAGAATTTAAAAAAGAAGCTTCTGAAGGTACAGAAACGGCACTGAAATCCTTTGCGTCTAAAACCCTTCCGATACTAGAACATCATTTAAAAGAATCAGAAAAGGCTAAAGCTGCCGTGAAATAA
- a CDS encoding PA2169 family four-helix-bundle protein gives MDNQKNISVLNDLLHIMNDRIEGFSKVEGKIWEMYPDIKDDYDRMISQSKIMKNELINLIIEKKGSPEDSPSISGTVHRTWIDIKNSFTLGNLENSTLENVVFGEKAAIEAFQNAIDSGNLSEKDISIVSEQLHQLKQSYDQFKKIEEYKKK, from the coding sequence ATGGACAATCAGAAAAACATATCAGTACTCAATGATCTGCTTCATATCATGAATGACAGAATTGAAGGTTTCTCAAAAGTGGAAGGAAAAATCTGGGAAATGTACCCCGATATCAAAGATGATTATGACCGGATGATTTCTCAGTCCAAAATTATGAAAAACGAACTCATCAACCTGATTATCGAAAAAAAAGGAAGTCCCGAGGATTCTCCTTCCATCAGTGGTACTGTTCACAGGACCTGGATTGACATTAAAAATTCATTTACCCTAGGCAACCTGGAAAATTCTACGTTAGAAAATGTGGTATTTGGTGAAAAAGCAGCCATTGAAGCCTTCCAAAATGCAATAGACAGTGGAAATCTTAGTGAAAAAGACATCAGCATCGTCTCTGAGCAACTTCATCAGCTGAAGCAATCTTATGATCAATTTAAGAAAATTGAAGAATATAAAAAGAAATAA